One window from the genome of Streptococcus halotolerans encodes:
- the thrS gene encoding threonine--tRNA ligase: MIKITFPDGAIREYESGVSTVDIAESISKSLAKKALAGKFNGQLLDTVRPLTEDGSLEIVTPDHDDAYDVLRHSAAHLFAQAAKRLFPKLHLGVGPAIQDGFYYDTDNADGQISNEDLPRIEEEMQKIVRENFPCIREEISKEAALELFKDDPYKVELISEHADDAAGLTIYRQGEFVDLCRGPHVPSTGHIKVFKLLNVAGAYWRGNSDNNMMQRVYGTAWFDKKDLKNYLKMREEAKERDHRKLGKELDLFMISQEVGQGFPFWLPDGATIRRTLERYITDKELASGYQHVYTPPLASVELYKTSGHWDHYQDDMFPTMDMGDGEEIVLRPMNCPHHIQVYKNHVRSYRELPVRIAELGMMHRYEKSGALTGLQRVREMTLNDGHIFVTPEQIQEEFQKALQLIIDVYEDFNLTDYRFRLSYRDPEDKEKYYDNDDMWENAQSMLKAALDEMELDYFEAEGEAAFYGPKLDIQVKTALGNEETLSTIQLDFLLPERFNLSYVGADGEEHRPVMIHRGIISTMERFTAILIETYKGAFPTWLAPHQVTVIPISNEAHVDYAWEVAKKLRDLGIRADVDERNEKMQYKIRQSQTSKIPYQLIVGDKEMEDKSVNVRRYGKKATETVSIESFIEAIQADIARKSRPAEEAAQ; this comes from the coding sequence TTGCTGAATCTATCAGTAAATCTTTAGCTAAAAAAGCCTTGGCTGGTAAATTCAATGGTCAATTATTGGATACTGTTCGTCCGCTTACAGAGGACGGCTCACTTGAAATTGTCACCCCAGACCATGACGATGCCTATGATGTCCTCCGTCACTCAGCGGCTCACTTGTTTGCCCAAGCAGCGAAACGCCTTTTCCCTAAGCTCCACTTAGGTGTTGGACCTGCCATCCAAGACGGTTTTTACTACGATACTGATAATGCTGACGGACAAATCTCTAATGAGGACCTTCCTCGTATCGAAGAAGAAATGCAAAAAATTGTTCGCGAAAACTTCCCATGTATTCGTGAAGAAATTTCAAAAGAAGCTGCACTTGAACTGTTTAAAGATGACCCTTACAAAGTTGAATTGATTAGCGAACATGCTGACGATGCTGCTGGTTTGACCATCTATCGTCAGGGAGAATTCGTTGACCTTTGCCGTGGTCCTCACGTTCCTTCAACTGGTCATATCAAAGTGTTCAAATTGCTCAATGTAGCTGGGGCATACTGGCGTGGAAATTCTGACAACAACATGATGCAACGTGTTTACGGAACAGCTTGGTTTGACAAAAAAGACCTTAAAAACTATCTCAAAATGCGCGAAGAAGCCAAAGAACGTGATCATCGTAAACTTGGTAAAGAACTTGATCTTTTCATGATTTCACAAGAAGTTGGACAAGGTTTCCCATTCTGGTTACCAGACGGTGCTACTATCCGCCGTACTTTGGAACGCTATATTACCGACAAAGAGTTGGCTTCAGGCTACCAACACGTTTATACCCCACCTCTTGCTTCAGTAGAATTGTACAAAACGTCAGGTCACTGGGACCACTATCAAGACGATATGTTCCCAACGATGGACATGGGTGATGGTGAAGAAATCGTTCTTCGTCCAATGAACTGTCCGCACCACATTCAAGTTTATAAAAACCATGTGCGTTCTTACCGTGAATTACCAGTACGTATTGCCGAACTTGGTATGATGCACCGTTATGAAAAATCAGGAGCCCTTACTGGACTTCAGCGTGTGCGTGAAATGACGTTGAATGACGGTCATATCTTCGTAACTCCAGAGCAAATTCAAGAAGAATTCCAAAAAGCCCTTCAATTGATTATTGATGTCTACGAGGATTTCAACTTAACTGACTATCGTTTCCGCTTGTCCTATCGTGATCCTGAAGACAAGGAAAAATACTATGACAATGATGACATGTGGGAAAATGCACAGAGCATGCTCAAAGCGGCACTCGATGAAATGGAATTGGATTACTTTGAGGCAGAAGGCGAAGCAGCCTTCTACGGTCCGAAACTTGATATTCAGGTAAAAACAGCCCTCGGTAATGAAGAGACCTTGTCAACCATCCAACTTGACTTCCTACTTCCTGAACGTTTTAATCTTTCTTACGTTGGTGCTGATGGAGAAGAACACCGTCCAGTCATGATTCACCGTGGTATCATTTCAACGATGGAACGCTTCACGGCTATTTTGATTGAAACTTATAAAGGAGCCTTCCCAACATGGCTTGCACCACATCAAGTAACCGTTATTCCAATCTCAAATGAAGCGCATGTAGACTACGCTTGGGAAGTGGCTAAAAAACTTCGAGACCTTGGTATTCGTGCAGATGTTGATGAGCGTAATGAAAAAATGCAATACAAGATTCGTCAAAGCCAAACGAGCAAAATCCCTTATCAATTAATTGTTGGGGATAAAGAGATGGAAGATAAGTCAGTTAACGTTCGTCGCTATGGTAAGAAAGCAACCGAAACGGTATCCATTGAAAGCTTTATCGAAGCTATCCAAGCAGACATTGCTCGTAAATCAAGACCAGCTGAAGAAGCAGCTCAATAA
- a CDS encoding DUF3114 domain-containing protein: MTMINTKEDLRQQGWPDALLSIFNEAIEEGIDLTVGEPFFNRFWANSQWFMSPKERLEAFLNVIRMPSDLVGEARENKQLVQKISLDLAPDDPFWYEFAALVAKAFPESSLAQAGDLERRLHQFRYIISSHQAQFVREHFKKRGMTDRDALALYLKDKKRETLFCKGDYTLSESSRLHNKIAIQKGQIAYPDQEPSANIKVLMGFHTEFILDSKGCFLNENDAEVVTENGIVNGASFNYGTKGKRHWQLDVDPVRRHDPMFRKQITRAFRAPNRRRNWLFKVKEDYDRSYFNAKGKYSVDQLSRQQLVSKEVKRFKKEIRQA; this comes from the coding sequence ATGACAATGATAAACACAAAGGAAGATTTAAGGCAACAGGGCTGGCCTGATGCCTTGTTAAGCATTTTTAATGAGGCGATAGAAGAAGGAATAGATTTGACAGTCGGAGAGCCTTTTTTTAATCGTTTCTGGGCAAACAGCCAATGGTTCATGTCTCCCAAGGAGCGACTTGAAGCCTTCTTGAATGTTATTAGGATGCCCAGCGATTTGGTGGGAGAGGCTAGAGAAAATAAGCAGCTGGTTCAAAAAATAAGTTTGGACTTAGCACCGGATGATCCTTTTTGGTACGAGTTTGCTGCCTTGGTTGCTAAAGCCTTTCCAGAGAGTAGCCTAGCTCAAGCGGGAGATCTGGAAAGACGTTTGCACCAGTTTCGTTATATTATTTCTAGTCATCAGGCTCAGTTTGTTCGAGAACATTTTAAAAAAAGGGGGATGACTGATCGGGATGCACTAGCCCTTTATTTAAAAGATAAGAAACGAGAAACCTTGTTTTGTAAGGGTGATTATACCCTTAGTGAGTCTTCACGGCTCCATAATAAAATAGCCATTCAAAAAGGTCAGATCGCCTACCCTGATCAAGAGCCTTCTGCTAATATCAAGGTTCTGATGGGCTTTCATACCGAATTTATCCTTGATAGTAAGGGGTGTTTTTTAAATGAAAATGATGCTGAAGTAGTGACTGAAAATGGTATTGTTAATGGGGCGAGTTTTAATTATGGAACAAAGGGAAAGAGGCATTGGCAATTAGATGTCGATCCTGTCCGACGGCATGATCCTATGTTTCGTAAGCAGATTACGCGAGCTTTTCGAGCTCCCAATCGTCGGCGAAATTGGCTATTTAAGGTGAAAGAAGACTATGACCGAAGCTATTTTAATGCAAAGGGGAAGTACAGTGTTGATCAACTTAGTCGTCAACAGTTGGTTTCCAAGGAAGTAAAACGTTTTAAAAAGGAAATCAGGCAAGCTTAA
- a CDS encoding response regulator transcription factor produces the protein MHTIYVADDEKSIRDLIKMVLQEEDMIVKTFETGDQLLLAFMEKQADLVILDVMMPGSDGFSIARKIRQVSQVPLFLLTALDSDQDYIDGFSTGIDDYLTKPFSPVKLALKVKAILTRQSSAATLNKLSFESLSLLSAPPQLMIDGHTIGLTNTEYKVMKLLLTEPNYSVSREQLLDEVWELDSDVETRVTDDTMKRLRKKLRQVDSHVIIETVWGYGFKLSKKESS, from the coding sequence GTGCATACAATTTATGTGGCTGATGACGAAAAGTCAATCCGTGATTTAATCAAGATGGTTTTACAAGAGGAAGATATGATTGTCAAAACCTTCGAGACAGGTGATCAGCTCTTACTGGCTTTTATGGAAAAGCAGGCTGACCTTGTTATTTTAGATGTTATGATGCCAGGTAGTGATGGTTTTAGTATCGCTAGAAAGATCAGGCAAGTCTCTCAAGTACCTCTCTTTTTATTGACAGCGCTGGATTCTGATCAAGATTATATTGATGGTTTCAGTACTGGCATAGATGATTACCTTACCAAACCCTTTTCTCCTGTTAAACTAGCTCTCAAGGTTAAAGCTATCTTGACTAGGCAATCTTCTGCAGCAACACTCAACAAACTGAGTTTTGAATCATTAAGCCTTTTGAGCGCTCCGCCTCAGTTAATGATCGACGGACACACCATTGGCTTAACCAATACAGAATACAAAGTGATGAAACTGCTGCTAACAGAGCCGAATTATTCTGTTTCAAGAGAGCAGTTATTAGATGAGGTTTGGGAACTAGACAGCGATGTGGAGACACGAGTGACAGATGATACAATGAAACGATTACGAAAAAAATTAAGGCAGGTAGATAGTCATGTCATTATTGAAACGGTTTGGGGATATGGTTTCAAATTGTCTAAAAAAGAGAGTTCCTAA
- a CDS encoding sensor histidine kinase: MSLLKRFGDMVSNCLKKRVPKAPSLKIILLRRPLLVIAGTFLLLFLGFNLAVTRLVNIQTRSAIQSQFNRLDVLYRSEKAKLEVEALVGTSYLILDQQFKPVYVSESLSHQEDEELIEALSDFVERRQHFWTIDKADDATDDESVVLDRQTQHRLNKRSGLVRVDGESYTIRLQKYFGKLAGDHINRTQRYRAQTYYVIAFANVTPIQDWLIGVNMVLGILLLLSALTLLAFIWSIARKTQKDFQKLSYYLMAIGERIEEREEPMLRYQEFQALGQAATRMDNLISRHQESQKIFFQNASHELRTPLTSIKGYAEGLKAGLITDSSSAAETIYQESQKMSHLIDDILTLSRLEVQGDNLMLERFAIKDFLYDLSWRFEHQIKSANLSLLHDFPADHVDIIADEDLLDRALSTIMSNAIRYAERTISISYASSPPHLKISIANDGPPIIQKDLPYIFDRFYKGESGHFGIGLAMAKEIVSQHGGDIRVLSNQKETRFTIYLPQ; this comes from the coding sequence ATGTCATTATTGAAACGGTTTGGGGATATGGTTTCAAATTGTCTAAAAAAGAGAGTTCCTAAAGCACCGAGTCTAAAGATTATTCTGTTACGGCGACCTTTGTTGGTCATTGCGGGGACATTCCTACTCTTATTTTTGGGATTTAATCTGGCTGTGACGCGATTGGTGAATATCCAGACTCGCTCAGCGATTCAATCACAATTCAATCGCTTAGATGTTCTCTACCGATCAGAAAAAGCAAAACTTGAAGTAGAAGCACTAGTTGGCACGTCCTATCTTATTTTGGATCAGCAGTTTAAACCAGTCTATGTCTCAGAAAGCTTATCTCACCAGGAAGATGAAGAGTTAATAGAAGCACTCTCAGATTTTGTCGAACGTAGACAGCATTTCTGGACAATTGATAAGGCAGATGATGCGACAGATGATGAATCCGTCGTTTTAGACCGTCAAACGCAACACCGTCTTAATAAACGTTCAGGATTAGTGAGAGTCGATGGTGAGAGCTATACGATTAGGTTACAAAAATATTTTGGTAAACTAGCGGGTGACCACATCAATAGAACACAACGGTATCGAGCACAGACCTACTATGTCATCGCTTTTGCCAATGTTACGCCCATTCAAGATTGGCTGATTGGGGTGAACATGGTTTTAGGCATTTTGTTATTGCTTAGTGCTTTGACGCTATTAGCCTTCATTTGGTCTATTGCTAGGAAAACGCAAAAAGATTTTCAGAAGCTAAGCTACTATTTAATGGCGATTGGTGAGAGGATAGAAGAGCGTGAAGAACCTATGCTGCGCTATCAAGAATTTCAAGCATTGGGACAGGCCGCAACTCGCATGGATAACTTGATTAGTCGCCATCAAGAAAGTCAAAAAATCTTTTTCCAAAATGCTTCTCATGAATTACGCACTCCTCTAACATCTATTAAAGGTTATGCCGAAGGACTAAAAGCAGGTCTTATCACAGATAGCTCATCAGCAGCAGAAACGATTTATCAGGAAAGCCAAAAAATGTCTCATTTAATTGATGATATTTTGACCCTATCCCGTTTAGAAGTTCAAGGTGATAACTTGATGTTAGAGCGTTTTGCCATTAAGGACTTCCTCTATGATCTGTCTTGGCGTTTTGAACATCAGATAAAATCAGCTAATCTAAGCTTGTTACATGACTTTCCAGCAGATCATGTTGATATTATTGCCGACGAAGACTTGCTAGATAGAGCTCTGTCAACGATTATGAGTAATGCTATTCGTTATGCTGAAAGAACTATTAGCATTAGTTATGCATCATCTCCTCCTCATCTAAAGATTAGTATCGCTAATGATGGACCGCCCATTATTCAGAAAGACCTTCCTTACATTTTTGATCGCTTTTATAAGGGGGAATCCGGCCATTTTGGTATTGGTCTGGCTATGGCTAAAGAGATTGTGAGTCAGCATGGAGGTGATATTAGAGTTTTATCCAATCAGAAAGAAACACGATTTACAATCTACTTGCCACAGTAA
- a CDS encoding PepSY domain-containing protein, which produces MKTLIRFIVTLLVILGLGAGGYFVYQQSQFKVSESTAKQTAMKDANLTAKDVTRTKIEKSLDDGLAVYEIDLTTIDGEYEYTIDGKTGDIITRDTDLSETRQSSSKDQQKQNDHSDSSSTQKASSSSSSAKISAADAIQIALKDAGLTEDQIINLEAEEDTKNGHLYYEIEFDNPATNEEHNYDIDTQSGKIVHKTKEPLDNH; this is translated from the coding sequence ATGAAAACATTAATTCGTTTTATAGTTACTTTATTAGTCATTTTAGGATTGGGAGCTGGTGGCTATTTTGTTTACCAGCAATCCCAATTTAAGGTTTCAGAGTCAACAGCCAAGCAAACAGCGATGAAAGATGCTAATCTAACAGCAAAAGATGTCACAAGAACAAAGATTGAAAAAAGTCTTGATGATGGTTTAGCAGTCTATGAAATTGATTTAACGACCATCGATGGCGAGTACGAATACACCATTGATGGAAAGACTGGTGATATTATCACACGGGATACCGACTTGTCAGAAACAAGGCAGTCTTCATCTAAAGATCAGCAAAAACAAAACGATCATTCCGATAGCTCATCAACACAAAAAGCATCAAGCTCTAGCTCATCTGCTAAAATAAGCGCTGCTGATGCGATACAAATTGCCTTAAAAGATGCGGGACTAACAGAAGATCAAATTATTAATTTAGAAGCCGAAGAAGATACAAAGAATGGTCATTTGTACTATGAGATTGAATTTGATAATCCAGCTACCAATGAAGAACACAACTACGACATTGACACACAATCAGGAAAGATTGTCCACAAAACTAAAGAACCGTTAGACAATCACTAA
- the holA gene encoding DNA polymerase III subunit delta, giving the protein MIAMEEMETLTLKNLPLITVITGEDLGQYTQLKELFLTQIGYDASDLNMTYFDLSIVPYSDAALDLESLSFFAEEKVVLLDQFADITTNKKSYLSDKELKQFEAYVENPVETTRLVIFAPGKLDGRSRLTKRLKRDSRLFEAAPLKDTELRAYLQHYAQKQAIQFEEDALEALMIKSNFDFSDSLSNLAFLESYQKKGLITTDDIEEAIPKSLQDNIFDLTKLMLNSEVDAVQSLVKDLRLQGEDDVKLIAIILGQFRMFLQVNILAQRGKTEQQMVEELSAILGRKVNPYQVKFALRDSAHLSLTFLQNSIRYLIEADYQIKQGLVDKDYLLDIALLKIMTNTAKV; this is encoded by the coding sequence ATGATTGCAATGGAAGAAATGGAGACCCTAACCCTAAAAAATCTCCCCTTAATTACAGTGATTACAGGTGAGGACTTGGGTCAATACACTCAATTAAAAGAATTATTCTTAACACAGATAGGCTATGATGCTTCAGATTTAAATATGACTTATTTTGATTTAAGCATAGTACCTTACAGCGATGCTGCCTTAGATTTGGAAAGTTTGTCCTTTTTCGCGGAAGAAAAAGTGGTGCTTTTAGATCAGTTTGCAGATATTACGACGAACAAAAAATCTTATCTCTCTGACAAGGAATTGAAACAATTCGAAGCCTATGTTGAAAATCCTGTGGAAACCACACGATTGGTCATTTTTGCCCCAGGGAAATTAGATGGCCGAAGTCGACTGACCAAGCGTTTAAAAAGGGATAGTCGCCTGTTTGAAGCTGCTCCTCTAAAAGATACTGAACTACGTGCCTATCTTCAACATTACGCCCAAAAACAGGCTATTCAGTTCGAAGAAGACGCTCTTGAAGCTTTGATGATTAAATCTAACTTTGATTTTTCAGATAGTCTTAGTAATCTAGCTTTTTTAGAAAGTTACCAAAAAAAAGGTCTGATCACGACGGATGATATTGAAGAAGCTATTCCTAAAAGTCTGCAGGATAACATTTTTGACTTAACAAAGTTAATGTTAAACAGTGAGGTTGATGCTGTTCAGAGTCTTGTCAAAGATTTACGGTTGCAAGGAGAAGATGATGTCAAGTTGATTGCCATTATTCTGGGGCAATTTCGTATGTTTTTACAGGTTAATATACTGGCTCAGCGAGGAAAGACTGAGCAACAGATGGTTGAGGAATTGTCAGCTATTTTAGGGCGCAAGGTCAATCCTTATCAAGTCAAATTCGCTTTGAGAGACTCTGCGCATTTAAGCCTAACGTTTCTGCAAAACAGTATCCGTTACTTGATAGAGGCTGACTATCAGATTAAGCAAGGCTTGGTTGATAAGGATTATCTGTTGGACATTGCCTTATTGAAAATCATGACGAACACCGCAAAGGTGTAG
- the sodA gene encoding superoxide dismutase SodA: protein MAITLPELPYAYDALEPQFDAETMTLHHDKHHATYVNNANAALEKHPEIGEDLEALLSDVNSIPEDIRQALINNGGGHLNHALFWELLSPEKTEITEDVKAAIDDAFGSFDAFQEKFTTAATTRFGSGWAWLVVNAEGKLEVTSTPNQDTPLMEGKKPILGLDVWEHAYYLNYRNVRPDYIKAFFEIINWNKVDQLYKAAK from the coding sequence ATGGCAATTACATTACCAGAACTTCCATATGCTTACGATGCACTTGAACCACAATTTGATGCGGAGACAATGACGCTTCACCATGATAAGCACCATGCGACATATGTGAACAACGCCAATGCTGCTTTGGAAAAACACCCTGAAATTGGCGAAGACCTTGAAGCTCTCTTGTCAGATGTGAACAGTATTCCTGAGGATATCCGTCAAGCGCTTATCAACAATGGTGGTGGACATCTTAACCATGCCCTATTCTGGGAGCTTCTTTCACCAGAAAAAACAGAAATCACAGAAGATGTGAAAGCAGCTATTGATGACGCTTTTGGTTCATTTGATGCTTTCCAAGAAAAATTCACGACAGCAGCTACAACACGCTTTGGATCTGGCTGGGCTTGGTTAGTGGTTAACGCTGAAGGTAAACTTGAAGTGACCTCAACACCAAACCAAGACACGCCACTTATGGAAGGCAAAAAACCAATCCTTGGACTCGATGTTTGGGAACATGCTTATTACCTTAACTATCGCAATGTACGTCCAGACTACATTAAAGCCTTCTTCGAAATCATCAACTGGAATAAAGTTGACCAACTTTACAAGGCTGCTAAATAA
- a CDS encoding serine hydrolase, which translates to MNFKRINQILLGAIVISFVLLVIVGFEDYIKPFFAVADTNKTQRITKSSSSSRQKETTSKRSKRKRQNFAEKSQADKDAAQLADSGMMATYGLTFDYAHMTLPEVVTAYMDLQGIDHSNIAFSYKDITTGKTYAMNDTQPMTAGSTYKLPLNMLVVDKVAKGKLSMTERFDITNTTYEYKPEHDSYVAAFNGAMTIPEMQEYSLVYSENTPAYALSERLGGMTKAYQKLDRYGKSKAKVKTIQREGNKTTSDYYIQVLDYLWHHQKKYKDILYYIDQSFPGQYYETYLPSEIQVYQKPGYVREALNIDAIVKEENPYMVALYTRYLGGSDENSEEINPYGYNQLAQVAYVINQWHRVNMNGLKEN; encoded by the coding sequence GTGAATTTTAAACGTATCAATCAAATATTATTAGGTGCTATTGTTATAAGTTTCGTCTTGTTGGTGATTGTTGGCTTTGAAGACTACATTAAGCCTTTTTTTGCTGTAGCAGATACTAATAAGACACAGCGCATTACGAAATCATCATCAAGTAGTCGCCAGAAAGAAACAACCAGTAAACGTTCAAAAAGAAAAAGACAGAATTTTGCTGAGAAAAGCCAGGCAGATAAAGATGCTGCTCAGTTAGCAGATTCGGGTATGATGGCAACTTATGGTTTAACTTTTGATTATGCTCATATGACCTTGCCTGAAGTTGTGACAGCCTATATGGATTTACAGGGTATTGATCATAGTAATATCGCCTTTTCTTACAAGGATATAACGACTGGTAAAACTTATGCTATGAATGATACACAACCAATGACAGCTGGTTCTACCTATAAGTTGCCTTTAAATATGTTGGTCGTTGATAAGGTTGCCAAGGGGAAACTGTCGATGACAGAGCGCTTTGATATCACCAATACCACCTATGAATACAAGCCCGAGCATGATTCTTATGTCGCTGCCTTCAACGGAGCCATGACCATTCCAGAAATGCAGGAATACTCGCTCGTTTATTCTGAGAACACACCAGCTTATGCTTTGTCAGAGCGTTTAGGAGGTATGACAAAAGCTTATCAAAAATTAGATCGCTATGGAAAGTCGAAAGCAAAGGTCAAAACCATCCAACGCGAAGGTAACAAAACAACAAGTGATTACTATATTCAAGTGTTAGATTACCTATGGCACCACCAAAAAAAATATAAAGATATTCTTTATTATATTGATCAATCTTTCCCAGGCCAATACTATGAAACCTACTTACCTTCTGAGATACAAGTTTATCAAAAACCAGGCTATGTCCGTGAAGCTTTGAATATTGACGCGATTGTCAAAGAAGAAAATCCTTATATGGTGGCTTTATATACTCGTTACTTGGGAGGGTCTGACGAAAACTCAGAAGAAATCAATCCCTACGGTTATAATCAGTTAGCTCAAGTGGCTTATGTGATAAACCAATGGCACCGAGTTAATATGAATGGTCTGAAAGAAAACTAA